CCTTGTCGGTGCGCTTGCTCGAGGTGAGGAAGTCCTTGAGCTCCTTGCCCACGACCTTGCGCACGATCGAGCGCGCCGCCGGGGTGCCGAGCACCTCCTTGGTCTGACCCTCGAACTGCGGCTCGGCCAGGCGCACGGTCACGACCGCGGTCAGCCCCTCGAGCGCGTCGTCCTTGACGACGTCGGGCTCGGCGACCTTGAGCGTCTTGGACTCGCGCAGCACGTCGTTGAACGTCTTGGTCAGCGCCGACTCGAAGCCACCCACGTGGGTGCCGCCCTTGGGAGTGGCGATCACGTTGACGTAGGAGCGGACCTCGGTCTCGTAGCCGCTCCCCCACCGCAGCGCGACGTCGACGAACAGCTCGCGCTCGACGTCCTGCGGGATCATGTGGCCCTTGTCGTCGAGCAGCGGGACCGTCTCGGTGAAGTGGTCGCTGCCCTGCAGCCGCAGCACCTCGGTCACCGGCTCGCCGGTGGACAGGAAGTCGCAGTACTCCGTGATGCCGCCGTCGTGGCGGAAGCTCTCCTCGACCGGCTCCTCACCGCGCAGGTCGCGCAGCACCAGCTCGAGACCCGGGACGATGAACGAGGTCTGGCGCGCTCGCGTGACGAGCTCGTCGTACACGAAGCCGGCGTCCTTGGTGAACATCTGCCGGTCCGGCCAGAAGCGGATCCGGGTGCCGGTGACCGTCTTGGCCACCCGCTTGCCCTTGTGCAGGCCCGACTGCGGCTCGAACCCGGCGTCGGGGCCCTCGCCGTCGAAGACGCCGGGGACTCCGCGGCGGAACGACATCGACTGCGTCGCCGGCGACCGGTCGACCGCGACGTCGAGACGGGCCGACAGCGCGTTGACGACGGACGAGCCGACGCCGTGGAGGCCGCCGGTGGCGTTGTAGGAGCCGCCGCCGAACTTGCCGCCGGCGTGCAGCTTGGTGAAGACCACCTCGACACCGGACAGCCCGGTCTTGGGCTCCTTGTCCACGGGGATGCCACGGCCGTTGTCGTGGACCTCGGCCGAACCGTCGGGGTGCAGCGTCACGTCGACGCGGGTGCAGACGCCGGCCAGCGCCTCGTCGACGGAGTTGTCGATGATCTCCCACAGGCAGTGCATGAGCCCGCGGGCGTCGGTGGAGCCGATGTACATGCCCGGACGCTTCCGGACCGCCTCGAGCCCCTCGAGGACGAGGAGGTGCTGGGCGTTGTAGGTGTTGTCGATGACGAGCCTCCCGACGGCGTGGTGCGCGAGCGCAATCTACCCGGCACCGTCGACGGAACCCCGACGCCACGACGATCGTCACGCAGACGTCATCGACCGGTCCGGTCCGGACCTCCTGGCGGCCACCGAAAGCAGACTCGCCGGGGCGGTTCACCACCTCCCGGCTTGGGCGGGGGGTCACACTGGAGGAGATCACCCGGTCACACCGATCCCCACCCCCTCGATGTGAGCACCGACACCCCGGTCTCATAGCGCGAAGGTAGGTGTCGGGGGAACAGACCGCCGTGTTTGGATTGTTGACCTGAGGTGAGACTCACCGAACCGGACCGACACCGTCGCGAAGGCCCCGTGGAGTCCAGGAGTACGACAGGAAGAGAGGCCGCCGTGACTACTGCCGTTGCACCCAGCCCCCTGACCGCCAGCGACCGATGTGACCGTTGCGGCGCCCAGGCCTACCTCCGTGTGGAGCTCACCAGCGGCGGTGAGCTGCTGTTCTGCGCCCACCACGCCCGTGAGCACGGTGACAAGCTCCGCAAGGTGGCCGTCAACGTGCACGACGAGACCAGCCGACTCCTCGACCCCCCGGTCGCCGACGTCCGCTGATCCACCCGAACCACCGACGAGGCCCCGGCTCCTGCCGGGGCCTCGTTCGCGTCCGCAGCCCGTACGTCGCTCCCGAGGCGGTGAGCGCGCCGCCGGGAGGTCCCGCTCAGGCGGGTCGGCGGGCGAGGAGCACGGAGTCCTCGACGTCCATGTCGTGGCCGTCGTGGACCTGGCGGCGCGGCCGCTGGTCCACGGTGACGACGTCGAGCCCGGTGCCCTCGAGCCCGGGCACCAGGTCCGCGGCCCGGAACATCGCGGAGGTGCGCCAGCTCGGCCCGGGCATGTCCGGCACCGGCGCGTGCCCGACCACGAGCAGGTGACCCCCCGGGGCCACTGCGTCCGCGAGCCGGCGCACGACGGCGACCATGCCGCCGTCGGCGGGGTGGAGGAAGTGGGTCGTGACGAGGTCCCAGGTCCGCCCGTCGGCGTCGAGGTCGCGGGCGTCGACCTGCCACCAGTCGCACTGCCCGGCCGCGCCGGCCTCCTCGGCGTGGGCGCGCGCCCGCTCGAGGCCGGCCTGCGAGAAGTCGGCCCCGGTGACGTGCCAGCCCTGCTGGGCCAGCCAGACCACGTCACCGCCCTCGCCGCAGCCGAGGTCGAGCGCGGTCCCGGCGGCTCCCGCGGCACGGGGGGCCAGCCGCCCCGCCTCGGTGACGAGCTGGGCGTTGGGACGCCCGCTCCAGGTGCGACCCGACCCGGCGTACCGCTCGTCCCAGCCCTCCGGCTCGAACAAGGCGCGGAACTCCTCGGCCGGGTCGACAGCCCGGTCGGTGCCGTCGGCGGCGTGGTCGTGGGGGGCGTGGTCGTACGGCGCGGGTGTGGTCATGCTCCGACGGTGCTCCAGCACTCGCGGTTCTGACAAGTTTCTTTGCCGATGTGGCAAACTCGGGGACATGACCGAGACGACGAGGATCCCGACCGGGGCCGGCGGCGAGATGCACGAGGTGCTCGAGAACGTCGGCCCCCGGCTCAAGGCCCTCCGCCTCGAGCGCGGCGCCACGCTGAGCGCCCTGGCGACGACCACCGGCATCTCGGTGAGCACCCTGTCCCGGCTGGAGTCCGGTCAGCGCAAGCCGACCCTGGAGCTGCTGCTGCCGCTCGCCCGCGCCCACCAGGTGCCGCTGGACGAGCTGGTGGACGCGCCCGAGACCGGTGACCCCCGGGTGCACGCGAAGCCGATCAAGCGGCACGGGCAGACGATCATCCCGCTGACCCGCCGCCCCGGCGGGTTGCAGGCCTACAAGCTGGTCATCCCGCCGCGCTACCCCGCCGAGCGCGACCGCCGGCTGCGCACCCACGAGGGCTACGAGTGGCTCTACGTGCTCTCCGGCAGCCTCCACCTGCACCTCGGGGCGAAGGTCTTCGACCTCGGCCCGGGCGAGGTCGTGGAGTTCGACACCCGGGTGCCGCACCTGGTCGCCAACCACGCCGCCGTACCGGCCGAGGCGCTGGCGCTCTTCGGGCCGCAGGGCGAGCGGATGCACGTCCGCAACGACTGAGCGCGGCTACCGCTTCGGCGGGAGCGGCACGAAGAACGAGACCCGCTGCTGGTAGTCCCGGTAGGCCGGGCGGTCCTGCATGCGCCGCTCCGTGCGCTTGGCGCCGGTGGCGTAGACGAGGAAGTACGACATCGCCAGCGGGGCGGGAAAGGTCCACGCGGCGGGCGCCGATGCGGCGGCCGCCAGCCAGGCGCCGTCCCAGACCAGCGAGTCGCCGAAGTAGTTGGGGTGCCGCGACCACCCCCACAGCCCGGTGTCCAGCACGTCAGGCGTCTCCTCGCCGCGCTCCTTCGCCGCCGACTTCTGCGCCATGAAGGCTGCCTTCTGGCGGTCCGCCGTCGCCTCGACGACCGCGCCGACGACCATCAGCGTGACGCCGGCCGGGAACAGCCAGGCGCGCGGTCCGCGCGGCAGCCGGCTGGCGGCCGCGACCTGGAGCGGGACCGACACGAG
This DNA window, taken from Nocardioides sp. HDW12B, encodes the following:
- a CDS encoding DUF1295 domain-containing protein, whose amino-acid sequence is MSLDTSNLRRVAGASAAVVTALQVGTAVVGVRAGRRDYADGVWGPGLAAVALTGAVAGNGDPARRWALAAATTGWAARLGKVMADRLRGTDEEDARYSEFLEGDSVPAVVAKVFGTQAVAQLLVSVPLQVAAASRLPRGPRAWLFPAGVTLMVVGAVVEATADRQKAAFMAQKSAAKERGEETPDVLDTGLWGWSRHPNYFGDSLVWDGAWLAAAASAPAAWTFPAPLAMSYFLVYATGAKRTERRMQDRPAYRDYQQRVSFFVPLPPKR
- a CDS encoding DNA topoisomerase IV subunit B, which gives rise to MALAHHAVGRLVIDNTYNAQHLLVLEGLEAVRKRPGMYIGSTDARGLMHCLWEIIDNSVDEALAGVCTRVDVTLHPDGSAEVHDNGRGIPVDKEPKTGLSGVEVVFTKLHAGGKFGGGSYNATGGLHGVGSSVVNALSARLDVAVDRSPATQSMSFRRGVPGVFDGEGPDAGFEPQSGLHKGKRVAKTVTGTRIRFWPDRQMFTKDAGFVYDELVTRARQTSFIVPGLELVLRDLRGEEPVEESFRHDGGITEYCDFLSTGEPVTEVLRLQGSDHFTETVPLLDDKGHMIPQDVERELFVDVALRWGSGYETEVRSYVNVIATPKGGTHVGGFESALTKTFNDVLRESKTLKVAEPDVVKDDALEGLTAVVTVRLAEPQFEGQTKEVLGTPAARSIVRKVVGKELKDFLTSSKRTDKAQAKPLLEKIANASRTRLAARQQRDNQRRKNALESSALPAKLADCRSSDNDRTELFIVEGDSALGTAKLARNSEFQALLPIRGKILNVQKASVGDMLKNTECASIIQVVGAGSGRTFDLEQVRYGRIVFMADADSDGAHIRCLLATLFFKYMPELITSGRVFSAVPPLHRIELTNPKKGMGKYLYTYSDAELQRKLAELTKKGMRWKDPVQRYKGLGEMDADQLAETTMDPRHRTLRRITVDDAAGATEVFELLMGSEVAPRKEFIVAGAYEIDAELIDA
- a CDS encoding XRE family transcriptional regulator, with protein sequence MTETTRIPTGAGGEMHEVLENVGPRLKALRLERGATLSALATTTGISVSTLSRLESGQRKPTLELLLPLARAHQVPLDELVDAPETGDPRVHAKPIKRHGQTIIPLTRRPGGLQAYKLVIPPRYPAERDRRLRTHEGYEWLYVLSGSLHLHLGAKVFDLGPGEVVEFDTRVPHLVANHAAVPAEALALFGPQGERMHVRND
- a CDS encoding class I SAM-dependent methyltransferase, encoding MTTPAPYDHAPHDHAADGTDRAVDPAEEFRALFEPEGWDERYAGSGRTWSGRPNAQLVTEAGRLAPRAAGAAGTALDLGCGEGGDVVWLAQQGWHVTGADFSQAGLERARAHAEEAGAAGQCDWWQVDARDLDADGRTWDLVTTHFLHPADGGMVAVVRRLADAVAPGGHLLVVGHAPVPDMPGPSWRTSAMFRAADLVPGLEGTGLDVVTVDQRPRRQVHDGHDMDVEDSVLLARRPA